The window CAGCAGCGTCAGGCAAAGGTGGCTCGACGGAGACGAGTTCATAATATCGTCGATGAAAGAAGTCGCGCAGCTCGCGTATGATGGCCACAATGTGTTGTTGCAGAAGAATTATACAGAGCTCGCGAGGCTTATGAACAGGAACTTTGATCTGCGGAGGTGAGACCAACGCCGACgaggcttggaaaacagcctctttaaCGAACAGGGCATATGTATGTGTACGAACTTTACCTTCACAGCAGTACAAGCTAGTTAACCAGTCCTGTGTGGGTGGTCACAGGCAAATGTTTGGAGATGACGCGCTTGGCGAGGTGAACATAAAGATGGTTGAGGTAGCGAGGAGCGTCGGTGCTGCGTCGAAGTTCACGGGCagtggtggcgcggtggtggctcTGTGCCCAGATGGGGACGCACAGGCAGAGCTCCTGAAGGCCGCGTGCCAGCAGGCCGGCTTCGCCGTGGAGCCGATTGAAGTCGCCCCGTCGGCCCTGACAGAGGAGCCGATCAAAGTCACTCCATCGCAGCTCACGGAGGAAGAGCTGAAATTTGTTATGGGGTAGATAAAAGCAGTGGAAGTATGCAATTTGTTGTCACCACAGGAGTGTTCATTTTCTTCTTCGCTCAAGTCATCACAGGATCACAGGAGTTTTTCATGTTGTTTTATACTCCCTTTGTAAAGTAAGACCCTTTAGATCCCTAAAAGACctttttagatcactactttagggaTGTAAAAGGTACGCCCTCCGTtcctttgaactaaaaccatgacgagtaaattggaacggagggagtattatattacATCTACAGAGGTATACTTTTGTGCTTGTGTGGTGTAAGTGTTACACTGACGTATTATCATGCTGATGCATGCAAAATAAAAGGTTCCTTTTCTTACCGATGACCTCATTGTCAGTTGATCACAACCAGTCAACCTTGTTCCTCCATTGCTGGAGGTGGATACCCTCCAGCTTCAGCTCTGCTCTGCAAACCGCCTACGGTCGGTCCCCAGCGCCAGCGGCAAGACGAGACTAGCGTATTTTTTGACAACCTGGCCTCTTTGAGCAACTTCAGACACGTCTGCCCTGGGCAAAACTATTTCGGAATCTGACCCCTGGGGTCGGTGCCACACATGATGCCGAACATGTGACATGTTCAACGTCAAACTATTTTCGGGGTCGTGCGATTCTGCATGGTCGTGATCTCCTGAAGATAGGGATTCGGTGGGGTATTGGGGATGGGAGGAGCACTCACATTCTGATTGATCACTGGATCCCCTCGATCCCTCCAACGCTGCTTCGGCCCCTTCACCCCATACCTACCTCGGCCAAGGTCCACTGTTTGATTGATGAGGAGAGTGGGACTTGGAATGAAGATTCGGCGATGGCCTTTGATGTGGCCAACAAATTTTCCCTATCTGCAGTTCTGGTGGCTTTGATTTTGCTCGCTGGCCGTTCACCAGGCTGGGCGAGTACTCAGTTAAATCTGCTGTTATGGCTAGGACGTCTCGCTTCCTGACAGCCCGCAGCTGTAATGGCAGGGGACAACACTCTAATTGGCAGTTGGAGGAAAGATTGTGGAAGGAGCTGTGGAGGGTCAAGGCTCCTAACAAAATGAAGATTGTGCTTTGGAGGTTTGCTCATAACTACTTGCCTTCGAGTGAGCAAATGCTTCGCCGCCAGGTTCCAACGCGGACGGACTGCTGTTTCTGTGGCCGACAGGAGAGTGTTGAACATGCTTTGCTGTTCTGTGCACATGCTCGAGCAGTTTGGATGGTATCAAGGAGTCCACGGGGATCAAGCTGTCTTTTGCGTCGCCGAAGCCGTGGTTGTTTGACTATCTCTCCCGCGGCTCCGAGCGTGATGCTACAATTATCACTATCACCATCTGGCATATATGGGAGGCCTGGAACTCTGCAAGAAATGAACCTGAAGCTCCTCACTCACCCCCGGCGCACGGCTGCGAGGGCTCAGGCTTATATAGATATGGTCTTCCAGCACCTATACAAGCCTACTCTTGCAACTAGGTGTGAGACCCCTGCTTCCAGTTCTCTATGGTCTCCGCCGCCGCTAGGTACGCTTCTGGTTTCCTCTGATGCTGCTGTCTCACGGGAGTTTGGCAAGTCTTGCGCTGGTGTGGTGGTTCAGGACCATTCCGGTCGATGCATAGCTGCTGCTTCTGGACCCCTGATTGGTGTTACTGATCCTGAAGTGGCGGAGGCTTGGGCTCTTCATCGGGCGGTGCGCTTGGTTCGGGGGGAGAACTACTCTGATGTGATCGTTCAGTCGGACTGTCTCTCTGTGGTGCAAAGACTGAATTCTTCCTCCCACGCCCGCTCCTTTGTGGGATCAATTGTTGCTGATATCAGGATGACAACTGGAGCTCTTTCGTCCGTGACTTTCAAGCATGTTCGTCGGCATTGCAATGTTTTAGCTCATGTTTTAGCTAGATCTAGTTTGAACTCTTCGAGTCTGCATTTTTCAGTCTGCTCCGGATTGTATCCGGGAGACTCTTTGTAACTTGTTTGCTTAATCAATAAATGCCGACGTTTTCTAAAAAAAAAACTATTTCGGGGTCGGCGCCACAACACATGACACTGAACATGTTGCTTATTCCCCACGGGGCCAGATTCCGAAATAGTTTTGCCCGGAGGTCAGATGTGCCTGAAGTCCCTCAAAGAGCCAAATTTATAGAGAAAAAAAATTATGAGACTAGCAGAGGCGTCCCTGAACGGGCTTTGTTTGTTGTCGCTTGAGGCCCGACCCACGCAGCCGGCCCAGTCCATGAATCGCTCACACAAACGCCCGGGGCACAAACCCAAGCTCGCCACGTTACTCCCACTCCAGCGCCTTCCCACGCGCGCAcaaaccgcgccgccgcccgccaccggaCGCCATCTCCCCCACCTCTACGCCGCGGCCGCCCGACGGAGGAGCCAGCAGCTCGGATGGCGGGAGAGGACGCGGCGGCATGCGCGCCCCAGGTCGACGGGCACGCGCCGCGGGACGCCGCCTCGTTCGACGAGGAGACGCGGGCCCTCATCGCGCCCGACGCCGGGAGCCTCCCGGCGACCCCGCCCTCCGCCGTCGAGGCCAACTTCGCGCGCTACTTCGTCGCCGGTAAAAAGAAAGACTCCAACTTTGCTGCGCCTCTAAATGATGTACCTGGAAGATTTCGTGCTTAGAGCTCTGTTCCATCGGTAGCGTTTGATTTCTGGAGTGGAAGGAGTATTAGATCCTCACTTCTCAAGTGGAGCTTGCTTCCTTTCTTTGGCGCCGGAAGCTCTAATCTTTCTGTAGTGCTTATTGACTGAATTGATTGTTTGTGCATATGTTGAACTGGTTACATGCTTTACAAAGTTGTTGTGAGAGTATCAGAGTACTAAATTTTTTTATCAAATAATTTGTCCATCCCAACCTGAATAatgcctttttttttctttcttgtaaAATATCTAAAGAAAATAGGACCCTATTTTGTGTCTCTGTGTGTGCAACTCTGCACTGTGCTGCTGTAATTTTAGTTAACAAATTATTGCAATGGCCTATTGTCAAATGTAACCAAAATGGTTAAACTTAAATCGTGTACTCTTACTTTCAGTCATCTAACCCATCTCTTCTCGTTTTCTTGGCAGATTATCTCAACCCAGGACATGACCAGTTTGTGTACCGACATCCAAATGGGtaggtttattttatttttattttattgagAACTTAAACAGGTCAAAATTTGCTTTCTCATGATTAGCGATAATAAATGGTCTTCTGGTGAACTTTGCATATTCACTAGTACTATCTGAAGCTGGGTTATTTCTAGGCAGTAGAAAAAAGTTGCTCAATGTATGCATAAATAATATCAATCTAGTGATCTTTGCCTTGGACAGATGCATTGTTTAATGTCGCTTACTTATTTCTAATGCAACTCTAGTCGACACATGCTAATAACTCTTTTTTTGCTTAGCAACTTGACATTGGTGATTAGGAAGGAAATTTATTCTCTTTGGTTTCTTATGTTCCTTCAAACTTTAGGTTGTGCGTGGTTGGTTTAGCTCCAGCCCATGTTGCACTGAAAGAGGAAGGGGGAATAACTGCCATTGACTTCAATGTTGGCAAGACAGATCGCAGTGAGATAAAAGTCACAGGGAAACGCAAAAGGGTAATTTGATTGATTGACGTATCTTCCCTGTTTAATTGATTAATTGGCAGAATCATTTGATGTCTGCTTCCTATTACAGAATGCACAACATTTGCAAGAAAATTCAGCATTATGTAAAGTCTGCACAAAGGATAAAACTTTTGTGGTGAGGTTGGTCCGCTAGATCTCGCAATTGATTATGCCTGACGTCATTGTATTTTTACACTGAAGTGTTGTCTACGTTCAATTTCCGTAGGTGTTGCGTGAAAGGGCAGCTTTTGGAGATTAATGATAGATTGATGAAACAACCCGATCTGCTTAATACCTCTGTAAGTACCTCTATCAGAAGGACACTTTTGATGCTTTGCTATTAGTGTGGCTTGTCGTTGTTGGTGGCATATCGTAGCAATGGTGACGCCTACATGCATAAATTGAACCACCTatatttttctactccctccgttcctaaatatgtctttttagagattccaataagagactacatacggagcaaaatgagtgaatctacactctaaactaagtctatatacatccgtatgtagtccatagttaaatctctagaaagacatatatttaggaacggagggagtagttggttGGTACCACTACCGATTGTCTCTTACTGAAGATAGTTTTCTGGTCCAGCCTTTATGATCCATGCGTATCTGAGAGATGTTTCAGTTAGTTTTTCTTTGTAAACTCACTGTTGGTGTTGTTCCCAAGTGAGTGCTGAGTAGCACCGAAACATGAGTGCAACCTTGAGAGGAATATCTCGTCGAATTTCAGTTTAACATGTTTCTAGTAAAAAAAAATCAGTTCAACATGGATAAGCTTGCacttttgtaatgttgtatattatTCCATTACCTCTGTTGAAGTATTTCATGTTTTGTCCAGAAGTGTGTGACGAAACCTTGCCTGTGAAGAGTCTGTTGATTCAAACAACATGTTGATTGTGCACATTTGTTTGCTTTGTTTACTATATTCCTTTTTTCTGAAACAGAGAAAGAGACATGAATTTTTCATTAGTTAAGGAGAAATTTGATTTAGAACGTAAGATGCAAAAGGCGTACTCTCCACAGTGATTTAACCCAAATGCTTCACCCATTCAATTCCTCGAATTTTCGCTCCTTGGCTTCTCCGATGACATTTACCATATTCTGACCGGTATATGGTTTTTCCTTTTCATTTGTAGGCCGACAGAGAAGGATACATAGCAATCTTCATGCAGAAACCAGGTGACTGGCTCAAAGTTAAGGATAAATTTCTTAGCTTTGAGGACTACAAAAACTTGAGAGGAATCTGCTGACACCAAAAGGTAGTCAGTGATAACCTTTTGCTTTCAAAGATAGCGATGAACTTGGGCGAGCATATTTCCGGACTTTGACTCAGCGTGCTTATCAATTCCATTGAAATGCTCATAACGAATACTGTTTTCTTACATCATTCTTTGTCGCATGCACATGCACATCTGATTCTTATTTTATTAATTTGTGCAGAGGAATTCATGCCGGCCAATTGTGTATTAATTTTACAATTCAGAGCTGAAGCTCAGGTCTCATCGGCCATGGCCTGATCCTCGCACAGATGCCATCTATTTTATTTAGAATTTGAGAGCTAACTCCAGATAAATTCACCTTTACCGGCGTGATATGAATCCTCTTGTAGTGGCCACAGTGAGGGAGTCTGTTCCCTTTTTCTGACAATTTAGAAGCATTATTCTGATACTTTCAAACTTAATAGTCTACTCAACTGTAGAGCAAGCTTTGGAATCGAAATCATTTGAAGTTCATAGAGAGCTTATGTGCTTCACTCCTTTACTGTATAACTTGATTGTTTCCCCCCACAGAACAATGATTGAGAAATGTATGCTAGTTTGATACAAATAATGAATGGAGTTTACTTAATTTTTTTCTGTCGGGAATTGGGAGGCGGACCAGTTCATTCGCTTATCTTTGAAAAAAAAAAGTCCATTCACTTATAATTCTACCTGGTTCCTGACTACCTTTCTTCTTCGCTTCTGTTCTCCTAGATGTTTCTTGTACACATGCTATGAAATCACAATACTTCCCAAGACAACTACTAGCACATCTTCTGTCGTCTATCGAAACAAAAGCTCTACCAGATTTAAGCATACAAGGTTCACATTAGATTGTTGTACTATTCAAGAGGAACAACCCTGAAACGCATGGATGAAAGTGGATTCATGAATTTAAACAAGGCAATGCTTCAACCAATGAGTGTACAAGCAATGCACATCTGTGATTATGAATTTATGATCGGTtggacttgaacaaagcttgtgTTTCTGCTTGCCAAAGCTATTGCTTGGTTCAATTAATGACGAAACCCAAAAAAAGAGAGACTGCTTCCCTTCAAATAAACAAACagctttgctagaactcatctagatgagatataatttggtctcattcaccttttatagccattggatgtgatgctataagatgtgtgtgtgctgacgtggattgtatatgttcttgttttcaaagtgaatgagaccaaattatatctcatctagatgagttctaggtactcccataAACAAATCCTTTCAAGCGTAAAGTTCTTGTGGATGATTTCATGAGACTCTGGAGTTACCTAATGTACAGTCATATGTAGTGAAGGCCCAAACATTGCATTATCATGTCCTTGTTGGTTGTGCTCTCAGCCAACTCCTGCAAAGGCTGGAACACCAGATGCAGCATTTCCTATCTAATAACTAACATGAAGCTAATGTACTCCAGTTGGTTGCCTGAAGATCATTTAGGTTTTTCCTTCTCAAGTGCAATCTCCACGAGCTGAATATTTCCCCGTAGTGAATCAGCCTTGCAAGAGGGAAGGAAAGAGAAGCCATCCAGAAGCTTCAAACATTTCAAACCCCACTTCACCATCAAAAATTCAATCAAGTGATGACCACTGCACAAAAGAATCAGGCCGATTTATTAGGGGAGTAGCTCGAAGCAGTTTTATCAAGTGGAGAAGGTTGAAGAATTTCTTGGAACCTGCGATTGTGGTATGTGGTGATGAACACTGCCCCAGGAGAATTTTCCAGCAGGAAGGTAACC is drawn from Triticum dicoccoides isolate Atlit2015 ecotype Zavitan chromosome 6B, WEW_v2.0, whole genome shotgun sequence and contains these coding sequences:
- the LOC119320029 gene encoding protein Abitram, giving the protein MAGEDAAACAPQVDGHAPRDAASFDEETRALIAPDAGSLPATPPSAVEANFARYFVADYLNPGHDQFVYRHPNGLCVVGLAPAHVALKEEGGITAIDFNVGKTDRSEIKVTGKRKRNAQHLQENSALCKVCTKDKTFVVRCCVKGQLLEINDRLMKQPDLLNTSADREGYIAIFMQKPGDWLKVKDKFLSFEDYKNLRGIC